A region of the Desulfocurvus vexinensis DSM 17965 genome:
CGAGAAGCTGCCCGCCGCCCTGCGCCGCGACATCGCCCGCAAGAACCTCAAGTTCTACACCGTGGACGCCGTGAAGATCGCCGCCGAGGCCGGCCTGGGCGGGCGCATCAACATGGTCATGCAGACCGCCTTCTTCAAGCTGGCCGGCGTGCTGCCCTTCGAGAAGGCCGTGTCCCTGCTCAAGGACGCCATCAAGAAGACCTACGGCAACAAGGGCGACAAGATCGTCAACATGAACCACGCCGCCGTGGACGCCGCCGTGGGCGCGCTCAACGAGATCGCCGTGCCCGCCGCCTGGGCCCAGGCCGGTGACGCCGCCGCCGCCCAGGGCGCCGACCCCGACTTCATCCGCGACGTGGTCCGGCCCATCCTGGCCCAGAAGGGCGACAGCCTGCCCGTGTCGGCCTTCGAGCCCGACGGCCTGTTCCCCGTGGCCACCTCGCAGTTCGAGAAGCGCGGCGTGGCCATCAACGTGCCCGAGTGGATCGCCGACAACTGCATCCAGTGCAACCAGTGCTCCTTCGTCTGCCCCCACGCGGCCATCCGCCCCGTGCTGGCCACTGCGGATGAGCTCGAAGGCGCTCCGGCTTCCTTCACGACCCTGGAAGCCAAGGGCAAAGAGGTCAAGGGCATGCACTTCCGCATGCAGGTCTACGCCGAGGACTGTCTGGGCTGCGGCAACTGCGCCGACATCTGCCCGTCCAAGGAGAAGGCCCTGGTCATGCGGCCCATCGACACCCAGACCCCCGAGCAGGTGCCCAACCTGGCCTTCGCCGAGGCCCATATCGCGCCCAAGGAAGGTCTGTTCAAGCGCGACACCGTCAAGGGCAGCCAGCTCTTCACCCCGCTGATGGAGTTCTCCGGCGCCTGCGCGGGCTGCGGCGAGACGCCCTACGTCAAGGTCATCACCCAGCTCTTCGGCGAGCGGATGATCGTGGCCAACGCCACGGGCTGCTCCTCCATCTGGGGCGCCAGCGCGCCGACCACGCCGTACTGCGTCAACCGCGACGGCTACGGCCCGACCTGGGGCAACAGCCTGTTCGAGGACGCCGCCGAGTTCGGCTTCGGCATGGGCATGGCCGTGAAGCAGCGCCGGGCCAAGCTGGCCCAGCTGGTGACCAAGGCCCTGGAAAGCGAGCTGCCCGAGGAGCTGGCCACCGCCATGCGCGGCTGGCTGGAGCACAAGGACGACGCCGAGAAGTCCCGCGAATACGGCGACCAGGTCCGCGACCTGGTCTGCACCTGCCACGGCCCCGAGTCCCTGCGCGAGATCGCGGGCATGGACGACCTGTTCACCAAGAAGTCCGTGTGGATCTTCGGCGGCGACGGCTGGGCCTACGACATCGGCTACGGCGGCCTGGACCACGTCCTGGCCTCCGGCGAGGACATCAACGTGCTGGTCATGGACACCGAGGTGTACTCCAACACCGGCGGCCAGTCCTCCAAGGCCACCCCGGTGGGCTCCATCGCCAAGTTCGCCGCCTCGGGCAAGAAGACCGGCAAGAAGGACCTGGGCCGCATGGCCATGACCTACGGCTACGTCTACGTGGCCTCCGTGGCCATGGGCGCCAACAAGCAGCAGTTCATGAAGGCCCTGGCCGAGGCCGAGGCCTACCCCGGCCCCTCGCTGATCATCGCCTACGCGCCGTGCATCAACCAGGGCATCCGCAAGGGCATGGGCAAGACCCAGTACGAGCAGGAGCTGGCCGTGAAGTCCGGCTACTGGCCGCTGTACCGCTTCAACCCGCAGCTGGCCGACGAGGGCAAGAATCCGTTCGTGCTTGAGTCCAAGGCTCCCGACGGCTCGCTCCAGGAGTTCCTCTCCGGCGAGAACCGCTACGGCCAGCTGGAGCGGACCTTCCCCGAGGAGTCCAAGAAGCTGCGCGCGCGCATCGAGGCCGACTACCTCGTGCGCTACGAGATGCTGCGCAACATGGCCGAGGCCGCGCCCATCACCGTGGGCGAGGCGGGCAAGGCCGCCCAGGCCCCCAAGGGCAAGGGCGAGGGCTGCGACGCGGCCACCGTGGCCGAGCACGCCCACAAGGCGGGCGAGGCCTGCGACGACGGGCGCGCGGGCAAGTAGCCCCGCACCCGGGGGCGCAAGCCCCGAACCAGTCCCCACGCGGGGCGGCGCCTGGCGCCGCCCCGTTTTTTTCGCGCCGCCGCCAGGGCTGTCCTGTTTTCCGGACACCCGGGCCGCCCAAAAACGGGCCCGGGGTTGCCATCTGTCCGTACTCTGCTAGTATCACGATCAGGAAACCTCCCGTCATGGGCGCGCAGGTGCGTGGGACGCGACGGGGGGGCGCCAGCCTGCGGGTGGTCCTGCGGGCGGCAGCCGCGCAGCCCGGGCGTCCGTTTTCCCGGACACGGCGGGGCCGCCCCGTTGCACGGCCCGCAGGATACGACGTCAACTCGCTGTCATCATTGCCTGTTCTCTCCCAGACGCCACTTGGCACACTCCTTGTTTAGCGAACCTTGCTTTTCGTTCACCCTCAACCCCTTTCAAGGAGCCTGTTATGTCAATTGGTGTTCTGGCCCTGGTCGCGGCCCTGCCCATTGCGGTGGCCCTGGTCCTGATGGTGGGCCTGCGCTGGCCCGCAACCAAAGCCATGCCCCTGGCCTGGCTTGTGTGCGTGCTGGGCGGTCTGACCGCCTGGAACCTGCCCGTGAGCTACCTGGCGGCCCTGTCCCTGCAGGGTGTGGTCACTGCCGTGGGCATCCTGATCATCGTCTTTGGCGCCATCATCATCCTGTACACCCTCAAATACTCCGGCGGCATGGAGACCATCCAGTACGGGATGCAGAACGTCTCTGCCGACCGGCGCGTGCAGGCCATCATCATCGGCTACATGTTCGCGGCCTTCATCGAAGGCGCGGCGGGCTTCGGCACCCCGGCGGCCCTGGCGGCCCCGCTGCTGCTCAGCCTGGGCTTCCCGCCCCTGGCCGCCGCGGTCATCTGCCTGGTGTTCAACTCCTTCCCGGTGAGCTTCGGCGCGGTGGGCACGCCCATCATCCTCGGCCTGAAGTTCCTCAACCCGCTGGTCACCGAAGCCGTGAACACCGTGCCCGGCGTGAACTTCGCCACCATGGGCGAGTTCAACGCCGTCATCGGCCACTGGGTCACCCTGCTGCACCTGCCGATGATCTTCATCCTGCCCGTCTTCATGCTCGGCTTCATCACCCGCTTCTTCGGGCCCAAGCGCTCCTGGGCCGACGGCTTCAAGGCCTGGAAGTTCTGCATCTTCGCCGCCGTGGCCTTCGCGGTGCCCTACCTGGGCTTCGCCTGGCTGGTGGGCCCCGAGTTCCCCTCGCTCATCGGTGGTCTGGTCGGCCTGGGCATCATCGTCGCCGGAGCCAAGAAGGGCTTCTGCGTGCCCAAGGAGACCTGGGACTTCGGCCCCATGGAGAAGTGGGACGCCGACTGGACCGGTGAGATCAAGGGTTCCACCAGCTGCGAGTTCAAGTGCCACATGAGCCAGTTCAAGGCCTGGCTGCCCTACATGCTCATCGGCCTGATCCTGGTGCTGACCCGCATCCCCGAGCTGGGCCTCAAGGGCTGGCTGGCGTCGCAGAAGATCCTCTTCGCCGACATCATGGGCTTCACGGGCGTGTCGGCCTCCATCGACTACCTCTACCTGCCCGGCACCATTCCCTTCATGCTGGTCGCCCTGCTGACCATCCTGATCCACGGCATGCCCGGCGAGGCGGCCAAGAAGGCCTGGGTGGAATCCTTCGCCAAGATGAAGAACCCGACCATCGCCCTGTTCTTCGCCGTGGCCCTGGTGTCCATCTTCCGCGGCTCCGGCGTGGCCGACGCGGCCCTGAACCCCGGCGGCTACCCCTCCATGCCCCTGGCCATGGCCCAGGCCGTGGCGGGCTTCGCGGGCAACGCCTGGCCCATGTTCGCCTCCTACGTGGGCGGCCTGGGCGCGTTCATCACCGGCTCCAACACCGTGTCCGACCTGCTGTTCGCCGAGTTCCAGTGGGGCGTGGCGGCGCAGCTCGACCTGCCGCGCCAGATCATCGTGGCCGCCCAGGTCGCCGGTGGCGCCATGGGCAACATGATCTGCATCCACAACATCGTGGCCGTGTGCGCGGTGGTGGGCCTGTCGGGCATGGAAGGCCCGATCCTGCGCCGCACCGTGTGGCCTTTCCTGCTCTACGGCATCGTGGTGGGCATCGTGGCCAGCCTGATGTCCTTCGTGTTCCTGCCGCACCTGTACTAGGGGCGGCGTACTGACAGGCGATTGAAAGAATCCGCCGGGGCCGGGCCCGCCCGGCCCCGGCGGACAACTCCAAACCCAACGGAATCGCGCCATTCCAGGAGAGTGAGTCCATGCCCAGTAATGCGTTGATCAAGGAATTCCAGGCCATCGTCGGCAAGGAAAACGTGCTGGAGAGCGAGGCCGACCGGCATTCGTACTCCTACGATTCCGCCGTCCTCGACCCGGTGGTTCCCGACCTGGCCGTGCGGCCCACCACCAGCGAGGAGCTGGGCAAGGTCGTGCGGCTGTGCAACGAGAACGGCCTGCCCGTCACTCCGCGTGGCTCCGGCACCAACCTCTCGGGCGGCACCATCCCCTCCAAGGGCGGCATCGTGCTGCTCACCAACGCCCTGAACAAGATCGTGGAGATCAACGAAGAGGACCTGTACGCTGTGGTCCAGCCCGGCGTGATCACCGCCAAGTTCGCCGCCGAGGTCGCCAAGCGCGGCCTGTTCTACCCGCCGGACCCGGGCTCCCAGGCCGTGTCCACCCTGGGCGGCAACGTGGCCGAGAACGCGGGCGGCCTGCGCGGCCTGAAGTACGGCGTGACCAAGGACTACGTCATGGGCGTCGATTTCTTCGACGTGAACGGCGAGCTGGTCAAGTCCGGGTCGCGCACGGTCAAGTGCGTCACCGGGCTGAACCTTTCCGCGCTCCAGGTGGCCAGCGAGGGCACCATGGGCGTGTTCAACGAGATCATCCTGAAGCTCGTGCCGCCGCCTGCGGCCAACAAGGCCATGATGGCCCTGTTCGACAACGTGGACAAGGCCTCGGCCACCGTGGCGGCCATCATCGCCGCCAAGATCGTGCCCTGCACCCTGGAGCTGCTGGACAACGTGACCATCAACCTGGTGGAGGACTTCACCAAGGCCGGCCTGCCGCGCGACGCCCAGGCCATCCTGCTCATCGAGGTGGACGGCCACCCCGGGCAGGTCGCCGAGGAGGCCGAGAAGGTCGTGGCCATCTGCAAGAAGACCGGGGCCACCGAGGTCAAGGCCGCCAAGGACGAGGCCGAGCGCAACAAGCTGTGGGAGGCGCGCCGCGCCGCGCTGCCCGCCCTGGCCCGCGCCAAGCCCACCACCGTGCTCGAGGACGCCACCGTGCCGCGCTCCAAGATCCCGGCCATGATCAAGGCCATCAACGCCATCGCCAAGAAGTACGACCTGACCATCGGCACCTTCGGCCACGCGGGCGACGGCAACCTGCACCCGACCATCATGTGCGACAAGCGCGACAAGAACGAGTTCCATCGCGTGGAGCAGGCCGTGGACGAGATCTTCGACGTGGCCCTGTCCTTCAAGGGCACCCTGTCGGGCGAGCACGGCATCGGCCTGGCCAAGGCCAAGTGGCTGGAGAAGGAAACCTCCGCCGCCACCATCGCCTACGCCAAGGCCCTCAAGAAGGCCATCGACCCCAAGGGCATCCTGAACCCTGGCAAGATCATTGGAGGGTAAGGGCATGGCCGATTTGCATAAGCTCGCCCAGATGCTCCAGGAGCTGGACGACCAGATGGTGGCCTGCATGAAGTGCGGGATGTGCCAGGCGGTCTGTCCGGTCTTCGCGGAGTCGCTCAACGAGGCGGACGTCACGCGCGGCAAGATCGCGCTGCTGGAGAACCTGGCCAAGGAAATGATCGCCGACGCCAAGGGCGTGCAGGAGAAGCTGAACAAGTGCCTGCTGTGCGGGTCCTGCGCGGCCAACTGCCCCAGCGGCGTGAAGATCATGGACATCTTCCTCAAGGCCCGCATCATCGTGAACACCTACATGGGCCTGTCGCCGGTCAAGAAGGTGATCCTCAAGGGCATGCTGACCCGCCCGGCGCTGTTCAACTCGCTGGTCAGCGTGGCCGCGCGGTTCCAGGGCGTGTTCAGCACGCCCGTGAACGAGATCATCGGCTCGTCGTGCTCGCAGTGGCTCTCGCCGGTCATCGGCGACCGGCACTTCCTGGGCCTGGCCAAGGAGCCCCTGCACAGCGCCGTGCCGTCCCTGGACAGCGCTCCCGGCGCCTCGGGGCTCAAGGTGGCCTTCTTCCCGGGCTGCGTGGTGGACAAGATGTTCCCCCGCGTGGGCCACGCGGTGCTCAAGGTCATGGCCCACCACGGGGTGGGTGTCTACCTGCCCGCCGGGCAGTCGTGCTGCGGCATCCCCGCGCTGTCCTCGGGCGACCGCGACTCCTACGAGAAGCTCGTGGCGGCCAACGCCAGGCTCTTCGCCAAGGGCCGCTTCGACGCGCTGGTCACCCCGTGCGCCACCTGCACGGCGACCATCAAGGAACTGTGGCCCAAGTTCGTGGACGGCTTCGACGCCACCACCAAGGCCCAGGTCCTGGCCATGTCCGAAAAGGCCATGGACGTGAACCAGTTCCTGGTGGACAAGGTCGGCGTGACCGCTGTGGACAAGCCCACCGGGGGCACGCGCGTCACCGTGCACGACCCCTGCCACCTGGCCAAGAGCCTGGGCGTGCGCAAGCAGCCGCGCACGCTTTTGGGCGCCAACCGCGACTACGAACTGGTGGAAATGGCCGAGGCCGACCGCTGCTGCGGCTGCGGCGGCAGTTTCAACCTGGCCCACTACGAGGTGTCGCGCAGCATCGGCCGCCGCAAGCGCGACAACATCGTGGCCTCCAAGGCCGACGTGGTGGCCACGGGTTGCCCTGCGTGCATGATGCAGATAAGCGATATGCTGTCCCAGGCGGGCGACCGCATCGCGGTACGCCACCCCGTGGAAATCTACGCCGAAACCATCGACTGATCCGGGCCGGGGCGGGCGTGTGGCCCGCCCCGGTCACTTCAAAGGACAAGGAGAACGAAAAGCGATGTCCAACAACCTCTACATCACGGCCACCGAGACGCGCAGCGGCAAGTCCGCCATTGCGCTCGGCGTGATGCAGCTTCTGCTCGGCAAGGTCCGCAAGGTCGCCTTCTTCAGGCCGATCATCAACGACAACGTGGACGGCAAGCCCGACCACGACATCCGCCTGATCCTGACCCATTTTAACCTCGACGTGCCCTACGAGGCCACCTACGCCTGCACCCTGAGCGAGGCCCGCGAGCTGATCAACACCGGGCGCCATGCCCTGCTGCTGGAAAATATCCTGAACAAGTACAAGGCCCTGGAGGCCGAGTACGATTTCGTGCTCTGCGAGGGCACCGATTTCCAGGGCAAGAATCCGGCCTTCGAGTTCGAGATCAATGCCGACATCGCCGCCAACCTGGGCGCGCCGGTGCTGCTGGTGGCCAGCGGGCGCGGCAAGAGCGAGAAGGAGGTCCTGGACTCGGCCCAGCTGACCATCGAGACCCTGGAGGAAAAGGGTCTGGACCTGGTGGCCTGCGTGGTCAACCGCGTGGAGGACGGCGACGGCGTCGCCATCGCCCAGGGCCTGCGCAGCCAGCTGCGCTCCAAGCAGCCGCTGCTGGTCTACGCCATCCCCGAGGACGCCAGCCTGGGCAACCCGACCATGGGCGACGTGCGCAAGTGGCTGGGCGCCGACGTGCTCTACGGCCACGGCCGCCTGGACACTCTGGTGGAGGACTACGTCATCGCCGCCATGCAGGTGGGCAACTTCCTGGAGTACATCCAGCAGGGCAGCCTGATCATCACCCCCGGCGACCGCGAGGACATCATCCTGGCCAGCCTGGCCTCCCGGCTGTCCACCTCCTATCCCGACATTTCCGGCATCCTGCTCACCGGCGGGCTGACCCCCTCGGTGAACGTGCACCGGCTCATCGAGGGCTGGACCGGCGTGCCCGTGCCCATCCTCTCCGCCGAGGGCAACACCTTCAAGACCACGCGGCTGCTCTCCGAGCTCTATGGGCGCATCGCCCCCGAGGACGTGCGCAAGATCGCCTCGGCCCTGGGCAACTTCGAGGCCTGCGTGGACGTGGCCGAGCTGCGCGAGCGCCTGGGCCAGGCCAAGTCCGGCAAGGTCACGCCCAAGATGTTCGAGTACACCCTGGTGGAGCGGGCCAAGTCGCACAAGATGCGCATCGTGCTGCCCGAGGGCGAGAGCGAACGCATCCTGCGCGCGGCGGACATCCTCTCGCGCCGGGGCGTGGCCGACTTGGTGCTTCTGGGCGACTGCGCGCGCATCGAGGCGCGCATCTCCGAGCTGGGCCTGGCCCTGGGCTCGGGGGTGGACATCGTCTGCCCCAAGCAGAGCGCCCTGCTCGACGAGTACGCCCGGGCCTACTTCGAGGCCCGCAGGCACAAGGGCATCCGCGAGGAGGACGCCCGCGACCGCATGCTCGACCCGACCTACTTCGGCACGATGATGGTCCACCTGGGCCAGGCCGACGGCATGGTCTCCGGCGCGGAGAACACCACGGCCCACACCATCCGCCCGGCCTTCGAGTTCGTGAAGACCAAGCCCGGGGCGGGGCTGGTGTCCAGCGTGTTCCTGATGTGCCTGCGCGACCGGGTGCACGTCTACGGCGACTGCGCCGTGATCCCCAACCCCGATGCCGGGCAGCTGGCCGAGATCGCCCTGTCCTCGGCGGAGACGGCCCGGGTCTTCGGCATCGAGCCGCGCGTGGCCATGCTGTCCTACTCCACGGGCAAGTCCGGCTCCGGCGAGGAGGTGGAGAAGGTCACCCGCGCCACGGAGATCGCCCGCGAGCGCGCCGCCGGGCGCTTCCCCATCGAGGGCCCGCTGCAGTTCGACGCCGCCGTGGACCCCGAGGTCGCCAAGACCAAGATGCCCGGCTCCGACGTGGCCGGGCGCGCCACGGTGTTCGTCTTCCCCGACCTGAACACCGGCAACAACACCTACAAGGCCGTGCAGCGCAGCGCGGGCGCCGTGGCCATCGGCCCGGTGCTCCAGGGCCTGAACAAGCCCGTCAACGACCTCTCGCGCGGCTGCACCGTGCCCGACATCGTCAACACCGTGGCCATCACCGCCATCCAGGCGCAGGCCGATAAAGGATTGATCTAGCATGAAGATTCTCGTCATCAACTCGGGCAGCTCGTCCATCAAGTACCAGCTGCTGGACATGCCGGCGGGCAACCCCATGGCCTCGGGCGTGGTGGAGCGCATCGGCCTGGACATGGGCACCCTGACCCACAAGAAGCACCCCGGCACCGAGGCCGAGGCCAAGACCGTCATCGAGCGGCCCATCCCCGACCACGCCACGGGCATGAAGCTGGTCACCGACATCCTGGCCGACCCCGAGCACGGCGTGATCCGGGACACCTCGGAGATCGACGGGGTGGGCCACCGCGTGGTGCACGGCGGCGAGCGCTTCGCCGCCCCGGCCCTGGTGGACGACACCGTCGTGGCGGGCATCCGCGAGGTTTCACCCCTGGCCCCGCTGCACAACCCCGGCGCCCTGGCGGGCATCGAGGTCGCCCGGGCCCTGTTCCCCAAGGTCGGGCACGTGGTGGTCTTCGACACCGCCTTCCACCAGACCATCCCCCAGAGCGCCTACATGTACGCGCTGCCCTACGAGCTGTACGAGGAACTGGGCATCCGCCGCTACGGCTTCCACGGCACCTCGCACAAGTACGTGTCGCGGCGCGCGGCCGAGCTTCTGGGCCGCCCGGTGGAAGAGCTGAACCTGATCACCGTGCACCTGGGCAACGGCTCGTCGGTCACCGCCGTGCAGGGCGGCAAGAGCATCGACACCTCCATGGGCATGACCCCCCTGGCGGGCGTGATCATGGGCACCCGCTCGGGCAACATCGACCCGGCGGTGATCAGCTTCCTGGCCGAGCGCAAGGGCATGTCCATCCAGGAGGTCAACGACCTGCTGACCAAGAAGAGCGGCCTGGTGGGCATCTGCGGCATGAGCGACATGCGCGACATCCACGCCGCCCGCGAAAAGGGCGACGCCCGCGCCCAGTTGGCCCTGGAGATGGTCTGCCACCGCATTCGCATGTATATTGGCGCCTACTGGGCCGAGCTTGGCCGGGTGGACGCCGTGGTCTTCACCGCCGGCATCGGCGAGAACGACCCCGAAGTGCGCCTGGGCAGCGTCAGCGGCATGGAGCCCCTGGGGCTGACCCTCGACCGCGAGGCCAACGCCCGTCGCGCCGGGGAGTGGATGCGCATCAGCACCCCCGACAGCCCGGTGCAGGTCCTGGTGGTACGCACCAACGAGGAGCTGGAAATCGCGCGCGAGACGATGGAGATCCTGCGCGGCAGATAGGCGGCCCCGGGCGGGAATGCAAACAAACGGCGCCCCGCCCCCCGGCGCCCGGGATTCCCCGGGCGCCGGGGGGCCTCGCGCCACATAAGGGAGTATCGACATGACAGCCAAGACCAATGCCCTGGAGACCTTCGTCAAGAAGGCCACGGCGGTGTCGGCCAAGGTCTTTGAGGTCGCCAGCCTCAAGGAGGCCTTCGAGTACGCCGTGGACGTGTGCGACAAGAAACAGGCCTGCCAGCT
Encoded here:
- the pta gene encoding phosphate acetyltransferase, which codes for MSNNLYITATETRSGKSAIALGVMQLLLGKVRKVAFFRPIINDNVDGKPDHDIRLILTHFNLDVPYEATYACTLSEARELINTGRHALLLENILNKYKALEAEYDFVLCEGTDFQGKNPAFEFEINADIAANLGAPVLLVASGRGKSEKEVLDSAQLTIETLEEKGLDLVACVVNRVEDGDGVAIAQGLRSQLRSKQPLLVYAIPEDASLGNPTMGDVRKWLGADVLYGHGRLDTLVEDYVIAAMQVGNFLEYIQQGSLIITPGDREDIILASLASRLSTSYPDISGILLTGGLTPSVNVHRLIEGWTGVPVPILSAEGNTFKTTRLLSELYGRIAPEDVRKIASALGNFEACVDVAELRERLGQAKSGKVTPKMFEYTLVERAKSHKMRIVLPEGESERILRAADILSRRGVADLVLLGDCARIEARISELGLALGSGVDIVCPKQSALLDEYARAYFEARRHKGIREEDARDRMLDPTYFGTMMVHLGQADGMVSGAENTTAHTIRPAFEFVKTKPGAGLVSSVFLMCLRDRVHVYGDCAVIPNPDAGQLAEIALSSAETARVFGIEPRVAMLSYSTGKSGSGEEVEKVTRATEIARERAAGRFPIEGPLQFDAAVDPEVAKTKMPGSDVAGRATVFVFPDLNTGNNTYKAVQRSAGAVAIGPVLQGLNKPVNDLSRGCTVPDIVNTVAITAIQAQADKGLI
- the nifJ gene encoding pyruvate:ferredoxin (flavodoxin) oxidoreductase yields the protein MSKNMKTMDGNTAAAHIAYALSDCAAIYPITPSTPMGELADDWAAQGRLNLFGQTCDVKQMQSEAGAAGAVHGMLAGGALTSTFTASQGLLLMIPNMYKISGELLPGVFHVTARAVAAHALSIFGDHQDVMACRQTGFAMLASGSVQEAMDMALVAHLSAIDSSVPFLHFFDGFRTSHEIQKIEVIDYEDIKKIVNWQAIEDFRARGVNPEHPEIRGTAQNPDIYFQGREAANSYYNELPGIVAANMKKVASITGRKYRLFDYVGHPEAERVVIAMGSGCETLEEVVNYLNAKGQRVGLLKVRLFRPFVTEAFLGALPATCGSVTILDRTKEPGALGDPLYQDVCTAFMQHGSAPTIVAGRYGLGSKEFTPAMAKAVFDNMLATQPKNHFTVGIVDDVTYRSLDVEEVIDTTPAGTVQCQFWGLGSDGTVGANKSAIKIIGDNTDLYAQGYFAYDSKKSGGITVSHLRFGEKPIQSTYLVTTADYVACHNPAYVNQYDLLANIKDGGTFVLNCPWTVQEMDEKLPAALRRDIARKNLKFYTVDAVKIAAEAGLGGRINMVMQTAFFKLAGVLPFEKAVSLLKDAIKKTYGNKGDKIVNMNHAAVDAAVGALNEIAVPAAWAQAGDAAAAQGADPDFIRDVVRPILAQKGDSLPVSAFEPDGLFPVATSQFEKRGVAINVPEWIADNCIQCNQCSFVCPHAAIRPVLATADELEGAPASFTTLEAKGKEVKGMHFRMQVYAEDCLGCGNCADICPSKEKALVMRPIDTQTPEQVPNLAFAEAHIAPKEGLFKRDTVKGSQLFTPLMEFSGACAGCGETPYVKVITQLFGERMIVANATGCSSIWGASAPTTPYCVNRDGYGPTWGNSLFEDAAEFGFGMGMAVKQRRAKLAQLVTKALESELPEELATAMRGWLEHKDDAEKSREYGDQVRDLVCTCHGPESLREIAGMDDLFTKKSVWIFGGDGWAYDIGYGGLDHVLASGEDINVLVMDTEVYSNTGGQSSKATPVGSIAKFAASGKKTGKKDLGRMAMTYGYVYVASVAMGANKQQFMKALAEAEAYPGPSLIIAYAPCINQGIRKGMGKTQYEQELAVKSGYWPLYRFNPQLADEGKNPFVLESKAPDGSLQEFLSGENRYGQLERTFPEESKKLRARIEADYLVRYEMLRNMAEAAPITVGEAGKAAQAPKGKGEGCDAATVAEHAHKAGEACDDGRAGK
- a CDS encoding (Fe-S)-binding protein, whose product is MADLHKLAQMLQELDDQMVACMKCGMCQAVCPVFAESLNEADVTRGKIALLENLAKEMIADAKGVQEKLNKCLLCGSCAANCPSGVKIMDIFLKARIIVNTYMGLSPVKKVILKGMLTRPALFNSLVSVAARFQGVFSTPVNEIIGSSCSQWLSPVIGDRHFLGLAKEPLHSAVPSLDSAPGASGLKVAFFPGCVVDKMFPRVGHAVLKVMAHHGVGVYLPAGQSCCGIPALSSGDRDSYEKLVAANARLFAKGRFDALVTPCATCTATIKELWPKFVDGFDATTKAQVLAMSEKAMDVNQFLVDKVGVTAVDKPTGGTRVTVHDPCHLAKSLGVRKQPRTLLGANRDYELVEMAEADRCCGCGGSFNLAHYEVSRSIGRRKRDNIVASKADVVATGCPACMMQISDMLSQAGDRIAVRHPVEIYAETID
- a CDS encoding L-lactate permease, with the protein product MSIGVLALVAALPIAVALVLMVGLRWPATKAMPLAWLVCVLGGLTAWNLPVSYLAALSLQGVVTAVGILIIVFGAIIILYTLKYSGGMETIQYGMQNVSADRRVQAIIIGYMFAAFIEGAAGFGTPAALAAPLLLSLGFPPLAAAVICLVFNSFPVSFGAVGTPIILGLKFLNPLVTEAVNTVPGVNFATMGEFNAVIGHWVTLLHLPMIFILPVFMLGFITRFFGPKRSWADGFKAWKFCIFAAVAFAVPYLGFAWLVGPEFPSLIGGLVGLGIIVAGAKKGFCVPKETWDFGPMEKWDADWTGEIKGSTSCEFKCHMSQFKAWLPYMLIGLILVLTRIPELGLKGWLASQKILFADIMGFTGVSASIDYLYLPGTIPFMLVALLTILIHGMPGEAAKKAWVESFAKMKNPTIALFFAVALVSIFRGSGVADAALNPGGYPSMPLAMAQAVAGFAGNAWPMFASYVGGLGAFITGSNTVSDLLFAEFQWGVAAQLDLPRQIIVAAQVAGGAMGNMICIHNIVAVCAVVGLSGMEGPILRRTVWPFLLYGIVVGIVASLMSFVFLPHLY
- a CDS encoding acetate kinase, translated to MKILVINSGSSSIKYQLLDMPAGNPMASGVVERIGLDMGTLTHKKHPGTEAEAKTVIERPIPDHATGMKLVTDILADPEHGVIRDTSEIDGVGHRVVHGGERFAAPALVDDTVVAGIREVSPLAPLHNPGALAGIEVARALFPKVGHVVVFDTAFHQTIPQSAYMYALPYELYEELGIRRYGFHGTSHKYVSRRAAELLGRPVEELNLITVHLGNGSSVTAVQGGKSIDTSMGMTPLAGVIMGTRSGNIDPAVISFLAERKGMSIQEVNDLLTKKSGLVGICGMSDMRDIHAAREKGDARAQLALEMVCHRIRMYIGAYWAELGRVDAVVFTAGIGENDPEVRLGSVSGMEPLGLTLDREANARRAGEWMRISTPDSPVQVLVVRTNEELEIARETMEILRGR
- a CDS encoding FAD-binding oxidoreductase, with product MPSNALIKEFQAIVGKENVLESEADRHSYSYDSAVLDPVVPDLAVRPTTSEELGKVVRLCNENGLPVTPRGSGTNLSGGTIPSKGGIVLLTNALNKIVEINEEDLYAVVQPGVITAKFAAEVAKRGLFYPPDPGSQAVSTLGGNVAENAGGLRGLKYGVTKDYVMGVDFFDVNGELVKSGSRTVKCVTGLNLSALQVASEGTMGVFNEIILKLVPPPAANKAMMALFDNVDKASATVAAIIAAKIVPCTLELLDNVTINLVEDFTKAGLPRDAQAILLIEVDGHPGQVAEEAEKVVAICKKTGATEVKAAKDEAERNKLWEARRAALPALARAKPTTVLEDATVPRSKIPAMIKAINAIAKKYDLTIGTFGHAGDGNLHPTIMCDKRDKNEFHRVEQAVDEIFDVALSFKGTLSGEHGIGLAKAKWLEKETSAATIAYAKALKKAIDPKGILNPGKIIGG